One segment of Rickettsiales bacterium DNA contains the following:
- a CDS encoding phosphoribosylaminoimidazolesuccinocarboxamide synthase, with protein MAKAKTKGKLLYEGKAKQLFEGPEPGTIVQHFKDDTTAFNNEKMEIMSGKGILNNRISEFLMLRLMEMGIPTHFIKAINMREQLVREVDIIPIEVIVRNRIAGSFAKRFKMEEGDPLPYPIVEWFLKSDELGDPLITDEHIFALNLADPAELDEMHSLALRINDFLSGLFRGVGLSLLDFKIEFGRIYDEEGIYILLADEISPDSCRLWDVETNERLDKDVFRHDLGDMTAAYQEVARRLGVLPEAEIVSVDKKAPAVKGKPIKKTGGRKTTKKK; from the coding sequence ATGGCGAAGGCAAAAACTAAAGGTAAACTCCTCTATGAAGGAAAAGCGAAACAGCTTTTCGAAGGCCCTGAGCCTGGAACGATCGTTCAACATTTTAAAGACGATACGACCGCCTTTAATAATGAGAAAATGGAGATTATGAGCGGTAAGGGCATCCTTAACAACCGTATTTCCGAATTCCTCATGCTTCGCTTGATGGAAATGGGTATCCCCACTCACTTCATCAAAGCCATCAATATGCGCGAACAACTCGTGCGTGAAGTCGATATCATTCCGATTGAAGTAATCGTGCGTAACCGTATTGCCGGTAGCTTCGCCAAACGCTTCAAAATGGAAGAAGGCGATCCGCTGCCATACCCGATCGTCGAATGGTTCCTGAAATCTGACGAATTAGGCGACCCCCTCATCACCGATGAGCATATTTTCGCGCTAAACTTGGCAGATCCTGCTGAGTTAGACGAAATGCATAGCCTCGCGCTTCGCATTAACGACTTCCTAAGCGGTTTGTTCCGTGGCGTTGGCCTATCACTGCTCGATTTCAAAATCGAATTTGGCCGTATTTACGACGAAGAAGGTATCTATATCCTGCTCGCTGACGAAATCAGCCCAGATAGCTGTCGTCTATGGGATGTTGAAACGAACGAACGTCTCGATAAAGACGTTTTCCGCCATGACCTTGGCGATATGACAGCAGCCTATCAAGAAGTAGCCCGTCGTCTTGGCGTATTGCCCGAAGCGGAAATCGTTTCAGTTGATAAGAAAGCTCCTGCCGTCAAAGGCAAGCCGATCAAAAAGACCGGTGGCCGTAAAACAACGAAAAAGAAGTAA
- a CDS encoding AMP-binding protein: protein MEKNNKNKIPLALSFENPLRALFTLAEQQPNRYCLVEPRGNMVRKYTYKELAELVETIARGIAKTKNSETKPIGIAAQSSFRTIAAHFGALLGGGKTILIPINSTAEEQLQIIADNQVELLILDNLEAGSDLVEQLPFLPQLRQLWILGDEPDQYQAQVSTLGWHDMLHLANQGKRRITLEQQLEALSDSEKLCRFYSRNDVSEFQHHDYSLSELADEVKFSIERVETDYPSFNHVSRFLSIIPFNRVMGHVEGIYLPLLTGRMLMAVDREEAWKSATLPYDADCLVASSLFLSNAAEKVRAEVSDHGGIAQFSFQKNLERLKKMARRRKDKVLDGSPMVNFIAGKTVHYILFRKLKETFGGDIKLCFAIDDDLRFENRLFYRSVAMPLLETNEVDLIVKASEDITAGLAFNGVRGTQLAKNQDVLKLKIVS from the coding sequence ATGGAAAAAAACAATAAGAATAAGATTCCATTAGCACTTTCTTTTGAGAATCCCCTGAGAGCCTTGTTTACACTGGCTGAACAGCAACCCAACCGTTACTGCCTGGTCGAACCTCGCGGCAATATGGTGCGTAAATACACCTATAAAGAGCTCGCCGAGCTGGTGGAAACCATCGCTCGCGGTATCGCAAAGACCAAGAACAGCGAAACCAAGCCGATCGGTATTGCGGCGCAAAGCTCCTTCCGTACCATTGCGGCGCATTTTGGCGCGCTCTTAGGCGGCGGTAAAACAATCCTTATTCCCATCAATAGCACGGCTGAAGAGCAACTGCAGATTATCGCCGATAATCAAGTTGAGCTTTTGATCCTCGACAACCTCGAAGCCGGCAGCGACCTTGTGGAACAGCTCCCATTCCTGCCGCAGCTGCGGCAGCTCTGGATCCTGGGCGATGAACCGGATCAGTATCAAGCGCAAGTTTCAACGCTCGGCTGGCATGATATGCTGCATCTTGCCAATCAAGGTAAACGCAGAATCACGCTAGAACAGCAGCTTGAAGCATTAAGCGACAGTGAAAAACTATGCCGCTTCTATAGCCGCAATGATGTGAGCGAATTCCAGCATCACGACTATTCCCTGAGCGAATTGGCTGACGAGGTGAAATTTTCGATCGAACGTGTGGAGACTGACTACCCGTCTTTCAATCACGTCTCGCGCTTCCTTTCTATCATCCCGTTCAACCGCGTCATGGGACATGTAGAGGGCATTTACCTGCCCCTCCTCACAGGCCGTATGTTGATGGCAGTTGATCGTGAAGAAGCATGGAAAAGCGCTACCCTGCCTTACGATGCCGATTGTTTAGTGGCGAGCTCACTGTTCCTCAGCAATGCTGCAGAGAAAGTACGTGCCGAAGTGTCAGACCATGGTGGCATTGCGCAGTTCAGCTTCCAAAAGAACCTAGAGCGCCTCAAGAAAATGGCACGTCGTCGCAAAGACAAGGTGCTCGATGGCAGCCCGATGGTGAACTTCATCGCTGGGAAGACCGTGCATTACATCCTTTTCCGCAAATTAAAGGAAACCTTCGGTGGTGATATCAAACTCTGCTTCGCCATTGACGATGATCTACGTTTTGAAAACCGCCTCTTCTACCGTTCCGTCGCGATGCCTCTACTCGAGACCAACGAAGTCGACCTCATCGTCAAAGCCAGCGAAGACATAACCGCCGGCCTCGCCTTCAACGGCGTCCGCGGCACCCAACTAGCCAAAAACCAAGATGTATTGAAGCTAAAAATTGTGAGTTAA
- a CDS encoding phosphatidate cytidylyltransferase, which produces MSDEITTEGYALSTFHQRVITGLLLIIGSFLVLAMGSWALVLAILAIAYQMDKEWHHITPPALSWKFAGIPYVALPLISALALRDLSFNAILFPVILIVATDVGAFFAGKTIGGPRIAPSISPNKTWSGLLGGMSAAALSAIALQSYVPFPDGLLSAILTGVIIALLAQAGDFFESWLKRKQGLKDSGSLLPGHGGILDRVDGYILTLPAFLLYLIISAEVIA; this is translated from the coding sequence ATGTCTGATGAAATCACCACTGAAGGCTATGCTTTAAGCACCTTTCACCAGCGTGTTATCACCGGGTTACTCCTTATCATCGGGAGCTTTCTAGTACTCGCCATGGGCAGCTGGGCGTTAGTCCTAGCGATACTCGCCATTGCCTATCAAATGGATAAGGAATGGCACCATATTACGCCACCCGCCTTAAGCTGGAAATTTGCCGGCATCCCTTACGTCGCCCTACCGCTTATCTCCGCTTTAGCCCTGCGCGACCTGTCCTTTAACGCAATTTTGTTTCCAGTCATTTTAATCGTCGCAACCGATGTCGGCGCTTTCTTTGCGGGTAAAACCATTGGCGGCCCTAGAATCGCGCCCAGCATTAGCCCGAATAAAACATGGTCAGGCTTGCTTGGTGGTATGAGTGCTGCGGCGCTCAGCGCAATCGCACTCCAATCTTATGTACCGTTCCCTGACGGCCTATTATCGGCAATTTTAACCGGGGTAATTATCGCACTTCTGGCACAGGCGGGAGACTTTTTCGAATCATGGCTCAAACGCAAGCAAGGGCTCAAAGATAGCGGCTCACTCCTACCGGGCCATGGCGGTATTTTAGACCGTGTCGATGGCTATATCCTTACCCTGCCCGCCTTTCTGCTCTATCTTATAATCAGCGCTGAGGTAATAGCATGA
- the purS gene encoding phosphoribosylformylglycinamidine synthase subunit PurS: MKARVTVTLKNGVLDPQGKAIENTLTHLGFDGVQSARQGKLIELDLKETDKAKAEAQLKDMCEKLLANTVIENYEIELVA, from the coding sequence ATGAAAGCACGCGTAACCGTTACCCTCAAAAATGGCGTATTAGACCCGCAAGGCAAAGCCATTGAGAACACGCTGACTCACCTAGGCTTCGATGGCGTCCAAAGCGCTCGCCAAGGCAAGCTCATCGAACTCGATCTCAAGGAGACCGACAAAGCAAAGGCCGAAGCACAGCTAAAAGACATGTGCGAAAAACTCCTAGCGAATACCGTGATCGAAAATTACGAAATTGAATTAGTCGCATAA
- a CDS encoding 1-deoxy-D-xylulose-5-phosphate reductoisomerase, protein MNPPVALRNTIKPQLTEPVKTVSILGSTGSIGRSAIALIKAHPNRYRITALTANNNVEELIKQALELRPDWVVIGNAEKLPHLKRALDGTGMTVTGGYDAIIEAAAFPSDIVLEGIVGAAGLAPTFAAIRRGATVAIANKEPLVCAGDLIRHEAAKYGATLLPVDSEHNAIFQVFDFEKPESVEKIILTASGGPFRTLSLEEMKHVSIEQALKHPTWSMGAKISIDSATMMNKALEILEAYHLFPVRAEQIDVVVHPESIIHSMVEYKDGSVLAQMGPSDMILPIAYALSWPERIPTPTKRLNLVEMKSLSFEAPDEKRFPALRLAREVLEHRGISPIVFNAANEVAVEHFLQGNITFPDIIRVIEATLHTITGEHFTNNTLEDILAVDAWARRQAIDIIKRKT, encoded by the coding sequence ATGAACCCACCCGTCGCATTAAGAAACACCATCAAGCCGCAACTTACGGAGCCGGTAAAGACGGTCTCAATTTTGGGTTCCACAGGCTCTATCGGACGCTCGGCAATCGCACTGATTAAAGCTCACCCTAACCGTTACCGCATCACCGCGCTCACGGCGAATAACAATGTCGAAGAGCTAATCAAGCAAGCACTCGAGCTTCGCCCGGATTGGGTCGTGATTGGTAATGCAGAAAAATTACCGCACCTAAAAAGAGCACTCGACGGCACCGGCATGACCGTGACTGGCGGCTATGACGCCATTATCGAAGCCGCAGCCTTCCCTTCCGATATTGTACTTGAAGGCATCGTCGGAGCGGCAGGCCTAGCGCCCACCTTTGCCGCAATTCGTCGAGGCGCTACCGTCGCCATCGCCAATAAAGAGCCCTTAGTCTGCGCTGGCGATCTCATCCGCCATGAAGCAGCTAAATACGGCGCTACCTTACTACCCGTTGATTCAGAGCATAACGCGATTTTCCAAGTCTTTGATTTTGAAAAGCCGGAATCGGTGGAGAAAATCATTCTTACCGCAAGTGGGGGACCTTTCCGCACCCTCAGCCTTGAGGAAATGAAACATGTCAGCATTGAACAAGCCCTGAAACATCCGACATGGAGCATGGGCGCGAAAATCTCCATTGATTCGGCGACTATGATGAACAAGGCGTTGGAAATTCTAGAGGCCTATCATCTCTTCCCCGTGCGCGCCGAACAGATTGATGTGGTCGTACACCCAGAATCGATTATCCACAGCATGGTCGAATATAAAGATGGCTCCGTGCTCGCGCAGATGGGCCCATCGGATATGATTTTGCCGATTGCTTATGCACTCTCTTGGCCAGAGCGAATTCCTACGCCAACAAAACGCCTCAATTTAGTCGAGATGAAATCGCTGAGCTTTGAAGCACCCGATGAAAAACGCTTTCCTGCGTTACGTCTTGCGCGTGAAGTGCTAGAACATCGCGGTATTTCGCCGATCGTTTTCAACGCCGCCAATGAGGTCGCCGTTGAGCATTTTCTGCAAGGAAATATCACTTTCCCAGATATCATCCGTGTAATCGAGGCGACATTACACACCATCACCGGAGAACACTTTACCAACAATACGTTGGAAGATATTCTCGCCGTCGATGCTTGGGCACGTCGCCAGGCCATCGATATCATCAAACGAAAAACATAA
- a CDS encoding DUF1476 domain-containing protein, which translates to MSIDNRKKGQESKYALDKEQEFKAMARRNKLLGLWAAGELNYDDAKAADYAKEVVMADFEEPGDEDVFRKVHQDFQAAGLEREDDIRAKMVELLGVASEQIISEE; encoded by the coding sequence ATGAGCATAGACAATCGTAAAAAAGGGCAAGAATCTAAATACGCTCTGGATAAAGAACAAGAATTTAAAGCCATGGCGCGCCGTAATAAATTGCTGGGTCTTTGGGCTGCAGGTGAGCTAAATTACGATGATGCTAAAGCCGCTGATTATGCCAAAGAAGTGGTCATGGCTGATTTTGAAGAGCCGGGTGATGAAGATGTGTTCCGCAAAGTGCACCAAGATTTTCAAGCCGCAGGCTTAGAGCGCGAAGATGATATCCGCGCGAAAATGGTTGAGCTACTGGGCGTTGCCAGCGAGCAGATCATCAGCGAAGAGTAG
- a CDS encoding cation diffusion facilitator family transporter translates to MHDHSHGHHHHEMNIKAIALPIVLSIFLVGLKVYGWRETDSVSLLSSLLDSGMDILVSMMNLAAVLYAAKPADDDHRHGHTAIEDIVGLVQASFIAASGLFLFYEAVRRFMNPSEVQNPETGISVLLVSIVVPLAIVLYQRMTLKKTKSVVLEADSLHYMTDMLMNGLIIVSIYIASMEGLGLVDPILGTVIAGYILWSAGKIGGRAFNHLMDKEVPEAEYLKIVEIIDAYEGALDYHALKTRYSGSKMFVQMHLDVDASLNLRDAHDIADGLEAKLEEAFHDAEVIVHLDPKELS, encoded by the coding sequence ATGCACGATCACTCCCACGGACACCACCATCACGAAATGAACATCAAAGCCATTGCGCTGCCGATTGTGTTGTCGATTTTTCTGGTGGGATTAAAGGTCTATGGCTGGCGCGAGACGGACTCGGTCAGCTTACTTTCGTCGCTCCTCGATTCAGGAATGGATATTCTGGTTTCGATGATGAACCTGGCGGCGGTGCTTTATGCGGCAAAGCCAGCAGATGATGATCATCGGCATGGTCACACTGCGATTGAAGATATTGTAGGGCTGGTGCAAGCCAGTTTTATTGCGGCCTCAGGGTTGTTTTTGTTCTATGAGGCCGTCCGGCGTTTCATGAACCCTAGCGAAGTGCAAAACCCTGAAACGGGCATTAGTGTTTTGCTGGTTTCGATCGTCGTGCCGCTTGCGATTGTGCTCTATCAACGCATGACGCTTAAAAAGACCAAATCCGTGGTATTGGAAGCGGACTCGCTGCATTACATGACCGATATGCTGATGAATGGGCTGATCATTGTGTCGATTTATATTGCCTCGATGGAAGGTCTCGGGCTGGTTGATCCGATTTTAGGAACGGTGATTGCGGGATATATCCTGTGGTCAGCCGGCAAGATCGGCGGGCGTGCCTTTAACCACCTGATGGATAAAGAAGTGCCTGAGGCAGAATATTTAAAGATTGTCGAGATTATCGACGCATATGAGGGCGCACTTGATTATCACGCTCTAAAAACGCGTTATAGCGGCAGCAAAATGTTCGTCCAAATGCATCTGGATGTCGATGCCAGCCTCAACTTACGCGACGCTCACGATATTGCCGATGGGCTGGAAGCAAAACTGGAAGAAGCTTTCCACGATGCCGAAGTGATCGTGCACTTGGATCCGAAAGAATTGTCATAG
- the uppS gene encoding polyprenyl diphosphate synthase produces the protein MPETIPETTSGRNVPNHIAIIMDGNGRWAKERGLPRKLGHKRGAEALKALLTEGKKLGIRYLTVYAFSAENWGRPQEEVSALMGLLGHYLDKEAELLIKNQIRFRTIGDISTLEPTLRKRIEALQEKTAQFDQLHLTVALSYGARQEITNVVKQLVSDGVEAESITDEAIAERLDTVDLPELDLLIRTGGDQRLSNFLLWQSAYTELYFTPTYWPDFNAEHLSQAIESFDLRERRYGNV, from the coding sequence ATGCCTGAAACTATACCAGAGACCACATCGGGGCGTAACGTTCCCAATCACATTGCCATCATTATGGATGGTAATGGCCGCTGGGCGAAGGAACGCGGTCTGCCGCGTAAATTAGGCCATAAACGGGGTGCCGAGGCGCTCAAGGCTCTGCTTACGGAGGGCAAAAAGCTCGGTATCCGTTATCTGACAGTCTATGCTTTCTCCGCTGAAAACTGGGGGCGTCCACAGGAAGAAGTGAGTGCTCTAATGGGTTTGCTCGGGCATTACCTCGATAAAGAGGCCGAGCTGCTAATTAAAAACCAAATCCGTTTCCGTACGATTGGCGATATCTCAACGCTCGAACCTACTTTGCGCAAGCGTATTGAAGCGCTGCAGGAAAAGACTGCACAATTCGATCAACTCCACCTGACAGTCGCCCTGTCTTACGGTGCCAGGCAAGAAATTACGAATGTGGTCAAACAACTTGTGAGTGACGGGGTCGAAGCCGAATCCATCACAGATGAAGCGATTGCTGAACGCTTGGACACAGTCGACCTTCCAGAACTTGACCTCCTCATCCGCACCGGTGGCGATCAACGTTTGAGTAATTTCCTGCTTTGGCAATCAGCCTATACGGAGCTCTATTTCACGCCAACTTACTGGCCGGACTTTAATGCCGAACACCTTTCACAAGCGATTGAGAGTTTCGATCTGCGCGAGAGGCGGTATGGGAATGTCTGA
- the frr gene encoding ribosome recycling factor, whose protein sequence is MSDNELSALPTRMENSIGAFEKELRGLRAGRANPSLLDPVMVEVYGSMMPLGQVGTVSAPEPRMLSVSVWDKDNVKAVEKAIAAAQLGVNPSADGQLVRIPIPDMTEERRKEMVKVAGKYAEQTRINLRNIRRDGMDRYKKLEKDKAISEDELKKASDDIQKLTDKYVAIADKLVATKEKDIMSV, encoded by the coding sequence ATGAGCGATAACGAACTCTCCGCCCTGCCCACTCGTATGGAAAACTCTATCGGTGCATTTGAAAAAGAACTGAGAGGCCTGCGCGCAGGCCGCGCGAACCCAAGCTTGCTCGATCCGGTGATGGTTGAAGTCTATGGTAGCATGATGCCTTTAGGCCAAGTCGGCACCGTGAGCGCACCTGAGCCACGCATGTTGAGCGTTAGCGTTTGGGATAAAGATAATGTGAAAGCCGTTGAAAAAGCCATCGCTGCAGCGCAATTGGGTGTTAACCCCTCTGCCGATGGCCAGCTCGTGCGTATTCCGATTCCTGATATGACAGAAGAACGTCGTAAAGAGATGGTGAAAGTCGCCGGCAAATATGCGGAGCAAACGCGCATTAACCTGCGCAACATCCGCCGTGACGGTATGGATCGCTATAAGAAACTCGAAAAAGATAAGGCAATATCTGAAGATGAGCTCAAGAAAGCCAGCGACGATATCCAAAAGCTTACCGACAAATATGTGGCCATAGCGGATAAGCTGGTGGCGACGAAAGAAAAGGATATCATGAGCGTTTAA
- a CDS encoding helix-turn-helix transcriptional regulator, producing MQYSKPNFCALRRQIGFNIKDLRLNKNLSLEELSQRSAVDLLYIHKLERGKYTPELYTLLRLSCGLNVSLKRLFRKTGSFVNK from the coding sequence ATGCAGTATTCCAAACCTAACTTTTGCGCACTTCGACGCCAAATTGGATTTAATATCAAAGATTTACGGCTCAATAAGAATCTTTCACTTGAAGAGTTGAGCCAACGTAGTGCAGTGGATTTGCTGTATATCCACAAACTGGAACGCGGAAAATACACGCCAGAATTGTACACGCTCTTGCGCCTTTCCTGCGGGCTTAATGTTAGTTTGAAGCGCCTGTTTCGAAAGACGGGGTCTTTTGTTAATAAATAG
- a CDS encoding DUF2333 family protein has translation MKTALALIGLRLKEWFLLLPASFLKRAASFFILILLILIPLSMIWVHEIDDSSDLNLASHLPDSPQEMVASHSVATAIALIEREMNTHHWAPNDPWFFPGAWLDRMPAYQRGITAALSRFAIEMSDQIGRTRGSSRIDEDLDNAAGLMKYPPDVWMWNPSVSFMPTASSEKQYRGAMKAFRKYNERLAKGEATFEARADNLQQTLERIASDIGSASAAIAERIDGKNRPYVDLKADELYYDIKGKMYAYHMLLKAMRYDFAKVIDEKQVVSSWDQMEESMRAGAELSNIFILNNAPDSQVLPNHLTAMGFYLLRARTQLKEISSILLK, from the coding sequence ATGAAAACAGCACTCGCACTTATTGGCCTTCGTTTAAAAGAATGGTTCCTGCTCCTGCCCGCCTCTTTCCTCAAGCGCGCCGCAAGCTTCTTTATCCTTATTCTCCTCATCCTCATTCCGCTCAGCATGATCTGGGTGCATGAAATTGATGACTCGAGCGACCTTAACCTCGCCTCTCACTTGCCAGACTCTCCGCAAGAAATGGTGGCCAGCCATTCCGTCGCCACAGCGATTGCCTTGATTGAGCGTGAGATGAACACGCACCACTGGGCGCCTAATGACCCATGGTTCTTCCCCGGCGCGTGGCTGGACCGCATGCCTGCATACCAACGCGGTATCACCGCAGCACTTTCACGCTTTGCCATTGAAATGTCCGATCAAATTGGCCGTACCCGTGGCTCTAGCCGCATTGATGAGGATCTAGATAACGCCGCGGGTCTGATGAAATACCCGCCTGATGTGTGGATGTGGAATCCGTCTGTTTCGTTCATGCCAACCGCCTCAAGCGAGAAACAATACCGTGGCGCCATGAAAGCATTTCGTAAATATAATGAGCGCTTAGCCAAGGGTGAAGCCACATTTGAGGCCCGCGCTGATAACCTACAGCAAACTTTAGAGCGTATCGCATCCGATATCGGTTCGGCCAGCGCCGCCATTGCTGAACGTATCGATGGCAAAAACCGCCCCTATGTCGATTTAAAGGCTGATGAGCTTTACTATGATATTAAAGGCAAGATGTACGCTTACCACATGCTGCTCAAAGCAATGCGCTATGACTTTGCTAAAGTCATAGATGAGAAACAAGTAGTAAGTTCTTGGGATCAAATGGAAGAATCGATGCGCGCGGGTGCTGAACTCTCCAACATCTTCATCCTCAATAACGCGCCAGATAGCCAAGTTCTACCCAACCATCTCACCGCGATGGGCTTCTATTTGCTGCGCGCTCGTACGCAGCTGAAAGAAATAAGCAGCATCTTACTGAAGTAA
- the rseP gene encoding RIP metalloprotease RseP — protein MEAIGDLTHTILSFVFVLSVIVFIHEFGHYIIARWCGVKIEVFSIGFGKEIFGFNDKAGTRWKFSLLPLGGYVKMFGDQGAASTPDGKALKKMTKKQKAVSFHFKPLWKKALIVAGGPLFNFLTTIAVFTWFAFNNGITSTEPFIGEVIKESAAQEAGLRKGDRFLSINGEKIEVFHDIPMQIMTNLGTKINAEIQRGEKTLTFSIIPRVIKTTDAFGNEVEQPLIGIRSQKITFKDVGVVQAVKHSVTRTWDICGATLQVLGQLITGQRGTEQLKGPIGIAQMSGQATDAGVSTVLWFIALLSANLGLVNLLPIPMLDGGHLLYYTVEAANGKPMAQKFQEYGYKLGLVTLVSLMAFTIVNDIVQLL, from the coding sequence ATGGAAGCCATTGGCGATTTAACCCACACCATTCTATCATTTGTTTTTGTCTTATCCGTCATCGTGTTCATTCACGAATTTGGGCATTACATCATTGCACGCTGGTGCGGAGTCAAAATTGAGGTTTTCTCAATTGGCTTTGGAAAAGAGATATTCGGCTTCAACGACAAAGCAGGCACACGCTGGAAATTCAGTTTGTTACCGCTCGGCGGCTACGTCAAAATGTTTGGTGATCAAGGCGCAGCGAGCACACCCGATGGCAAAGCACTCAAGAAGATGACGAAGAAACAAAAAGCCGTCAGCTTTCATTTCAAACCGCTTTGGAAAAAAGCGCTAATCGTCGCAGGCGGCCCGCTTTTCAACTTCCTCACCACCATCGCCGTGTTCACTTGGTTTGCCTTTAATAACGGTATTACCTCGACCGAACCTTTCATCGGCGAAGTTATTAAAGAGTCTGCGGCACAAGAAGCCGGCCTGCGCAAAGGCGATCGCTTCCTAAGCATAAATGGCGAAAAAATCGAAGTGTTCCACGATATTCCGATGCAAATCATGACCAATCTTGGCACCAAAATTAACGCTGAAATTCAGCGCGGCGAGAAAACCCTCACCTTCTCAATCATCCCCCGTGTCATCAAAACGACGGATGCATTCGGCAATGAAGTGGAGCAACCCTTAATCGGTATTCGCAGCCAAAAGATCACCTTTAAAGATGTCGGCGTCGTGCAGGCCGTTAAGCATTCAGTGACACGCACATGGGATATTTGTGGTGCAACCTTGCAGGTTCTCGGGCAGCTTATTACCGGTCAACGCGGCACCGAGCAGCTCAAAGGTCCGATCGGCATTGCACAAATGTCCGGCCAAGCAACCGATGCAGGAGTGTCCACTGTTTTATGGTTCATCGCTCTACTCTCAGCCAATTTGGGGTTGGTAAATTTACTGCCCATTCCGATGTTGGATGGCGGGCATTTACTCTATTACACCGTCGAAGCAGCCAATGGCAAACCGATGGCGCAGAAGTTTCAGGAATATGGCTATAAACTAGGATTAGTCACACTCGTCTCGCTCATGGCCTTCACCATCGTCAATGACATCGTGCAATTACTCTAA
- the pyrH gene encoding UMP kinase: MSNTASASNASAPLSPLYNRVMIKVSGEALMGDKEYGQDLTIIKRICEDIKTVVDMGVEVCLVVGGGNIFRGMSAAEAGMERANADYMGMLATVMNALAVQNILEQIGCETRVQSAIHMMEIAEPYIKRKADRHMEQGRVVIFAAGTGNPFFTTDTAAALRAVEMNCDALLKGTQVDGVYDSDPKTNPDAKRLEKLTYRKVLSEDLKVMDASAISLARENDIPILVFSIHEQGQFAKVVCGKGRYTIIEK, from the coding sequence ATGAGCAACACAGCATCTGCGAGCAACGCATCCGCCCCCCTTTCCCCGCTTTATAACCGGGTTATGATTAAAGTTTCCGGTGAAGCCTTGATGGGCGATAAGGAATATGGGCAAGATCTCACCATCATCAAACGCATCTGCGAAGACATCAAAACCGTGGTCGATATGGGCGTTGAAGTGTGTTTAGTCGTTGGCGGTGGAAATATTTTCCGTGGCATGAGCGCCGCTGAAGCCGGTATGGAACGTGCCAATGCCGATTATATGGGCATGCTCGCAACCGTAATGAACGCACTGGCTGTACAAAATATTCTCGAGCAAATTGGCTGCGAAACTCGTGTGCAATCGGCCATTCACATGATGGAAATTGCCGAACCTTACATTAAACGCAAAGCCGATCGCCATATGGAACAGGGCCGCGTCGTCATTTTCGCTGCAGGCACAGGTAATCCGTTCTTCACCACCGATACGGCAGCCGCTCTGCGCGCTGTTGAGATGAATTGCGATGCGCTGCTGAAAGGCACGCAAGTCGATGGCGTCTACGATTCCGATCCCAAAACCAATCCCGATGCCAAGCGCCTAGAGAAACTCACCTACCGCAAAGTGCTCTCTGAAGACCTGAAGGTCATGGATGCCTCAGCCATCTCCCTCGCCCGCGAGAATGACATCCCAATTCTGGTCTTCTCCATCCACGAGCAAGGCCAATTTGCCAAAGTCGTCTGCGGCAAAGGCCGCTATACGATCATTGAGAAGTAA